GTCAGGCGATCCAGTTCGATGATGTCCGCCAACGTTTCCGGAGCCGGAATGTCGCCGCCATGGTGCAAGGACCAGGCGATCATTTCGGGAATGTGCATGAACCCCGTCCGTCCTTCGAGGAAGGCGGCAACCGCCACCTCGTTGGCCGCATTCAAAACCGCCGGCGCCCCGCCCCCCATTGCCAGGGCTTCATAGGCGAGTCCCAGGCAGGGAAAATCGCGGGAATCGGGTGGACCCAGAAATTCAAGCACGCCTCGTCCCACAAGGTCCAAAGCGGGGACATCGGTCGCGATCCGTTCCGGCCACGCCAGGGCGACCGCGATCGGGGTACGCATGTCGGGAACCCCCATCTGCGCCAGGACCGAACCGTCGCGATAGGTCACCATGGAATGAACGATGCTCTCGGGATGGACGATGACCTCGATCCGTTCCGGCGGCAGGCCAAAGAGAAAAAAGGCCTCGATCACCTCCAACCCCTTGTTCATGATCGTGGCGGAATCGATGCTGATCTTTCGGCCCATCGACCAGTTCGGATGGGCCAGGGCCTGTTCCTTCGTTACCGATTGCAACGCCTCCCGCTTCCAGCCACGAAACGGTCCCCCCGAAGCGGTCAGGATCAGTCGCTCCACCGTCTCCCGGTACCTTGCAAGACGTCCCGCCTCATGAAGGGAGGCGCCATTATGGAGGACCTGAAAAATGGCGCTGTGTTCCGAATCGACCGGCAACAGGCGCACCCCGGCGGATGCGACCGCGCGCATAAACATCTCCCCGGCCATGACCAGGGATTCCTTGTTGGCCAGGGCCAGGTCCTTGCCGGCGCGAATCGCCGCCAATCCCGGTTCAAGCCCGGCAGCCCCGACGATGGCCGAGACCACCAGGTCGGCCTTCGGCCAGGTCGCAGCCGCCACCACCCCTTCCAACCCCGGCACAATGTCGATCCCAAGTCCCCGCAACGCCTCCCGCAACAGGGCATACCGCGAAACATCATGAAGAGCCACCAGTTCTGGCCGGAATCGCCGCGCCTGCGCCACCAACCGCTCAAGATTTCCCCCCGCCGCCAAGGCGACCAGGCGAAACCGGTCGGGATGCCGTGCAATCACATCCAGGGCATTGACGCCGATGGACCCGGTGGAACCCAGCAATGAAATATTCTTGACCGTCAAGGGGATCTCCCTGCCACGAACGCCCCGCTCAATACCGGATCATGACAAAAAACACAGGCGTTGCAAACAACAAACTGTCCAATCGATCCAACAGACCGCCATGTCCTGGAATCAATCGGCCCGAATCCTTCACCCCCGCCTCCCGTTTGAACATCGATTCGGCCAGATCACCCATCTGCCCGACAAAGGAAAGGATCAATCCCGCCACCACCGCTTCCCCGCCCGTCCACGGCAGGCCCGTCCATCCAACCGACACCACTGCCGCGGCACTTCCCAGGACCAGTCCGCCGACAAACCCCGCCACCGTCTTTCCCGGACTGATGCGAACCGCGAACCGTCGCCGGCCCAGCCATTTGCCCAACAACATCGCCCCCGTATCGGTCGCCCAGATCACCACCAACAACAACAAAATCGCCCGGCCACCCGAATGACGGTGCAATTCAAGCAGCAAGGTCAGCGGCACCACGCAATACACCACCCCCATCACCTGATACCCGATGCGCAACGTCGTCACCCCCCCCCCCCTGGTACCGTGGCATCGAAAAAACCAGCAATACCATCAGGAAGAGCACCAACAACAGTTCCAGAGGGACCGCCCATCCCGGAAACCGGCCCGCCAACAAAAAGCATGCCGCAACAATGGCCAGAAACAAGTCCGATGCGGAAGAATACTCCGACATCGCATGCCATTCATGGAGAAGAATGGCGCTAACCGGCAGCAACAGGACAAACAACCATTCCGGGGAGCCGTAAAGCAGCAGCAACAGCAGGGGTGGAATCAAAACAACCGCGGAGAGAATACGACGCGCCATGACCGACATTTACGCCGAGGCGCCGAACCGGCGTTCCCTTCGCCCGAATTCCTCGATCGCCAGACGCAGATGGTTGGCATCGAATTCGGGCCAGAACACCGGAAGGAATACCATTTCGGAATAGGCCAGTTGCCACAGGAGAAAATTGCTGATCCTCTGTTCCCCCCCCGTGCGGATCAAAAGATCGGGATCGGCCATGCCGGCGGTCGTCAATTGTCGAGAGAAGAGGTCCTCGTCGATCTCCTCGATGCGCAACCGCCCCTCCCGCACCTCCCGGGCAATGCGAATCGCCGCGTCCACCAACTCCTGACGCCCGCCATAGTTCAAGGCAATGTTGAACAGAAGACGGTCATTGGCTCGCGTCCGCTCCTCCAGTTCCCTCACGAGTTCCTGGATGTTGCGCGGCAACATGGCAATCCGCCCCAACGCCTGAAAACGCACCCCCTCCTGGATCAGCTCATCCATCTCCTTGCGCAGGTGGATGGCCAGAAGGTTCATCAAGGCGGACACCTCGTCCTGGGGCCGGTTCCAGTTTTCCGAGGAAAACGTGTACAGCGTCAAAATCGGGACCCCAAACTCAAGGCAGGCCTCCACAGTCCGCCGAACCGCCTTGACCCCCTGGCGATGCCCTTCGAGACGTGGCAAAAACCGCGATCTGGCCCAACGTCGGTTGCCATCCATGACGATGGCGATGTGTCGTGGAACCTTGTCCGTTGCAGGAAATGACATGAACGATGTTTCCAATTCTTTCGATGCCGCCCGATACCGCCGCCAAGGTCTTGTCACGCATGGCGGAGACGGCCTGAAGAGGCGGATTGGGAATCGGTGGCCATTCCGGTCTCGATCATCACCCCGAGCCCCGGAAACAGTCCCCACCCCCCTTTTCACTAATGATGATTTGTTCTTTATCCAGGGCATAAACCCCCGAACCGGAATCCAACCTCATCAAATCCGCATGATGTCGGCTTCCTTCTGGGCCACGGCCTGATCGATTTCCTTGATGTATGCATCGGTACGATCCTGAATTTTCTTTTCGATCTGGCGCAGCTCATCCACGGAAATCTTCTTGGCCTTCTCCATTTTCTTGGCCTGGTCCATGCCATCGCGACGGACATTGCGCATGGCCACCTTGCCCTGCTCTCCCTGCTTGTGAATCACCTTGACCAGTTCCTTGCGTCGTTCCTCGGTCAATTCCGGCAGGGGAACCCGGATCAACGTACCGTCATTCATGGGATTGAGCCCCAGTTCCGATTCCATGATCGCCTTTTCGATCACTTTGGTGGTGCTTTTATCCCAAGGTTGCACCGTGATCAGGCGGGGTTCGGGAACGTTGATGGCCGCCAGTTGGTTGAGCGGCACGGTCGAACCATAGGCCTCCACGGGGATATGTTCCAACAATGCGGAAGAAGCCCTTCCGGTACGCACCCCCGCCAACTCCTCCTTCAGGGTGGCCAGGGCCTTTTTCATTCGTGTTTCCAGGGACTGCAACAGCGGATCAACCATGATGTTCCCCGATCAATGTATGGCTCCCTTCCCGACGCACCGCCCGCAAAAGGGCCCCCGGTTGGAAAATTGAAAACACCAGGATGGGAATCCGGTTGTCACGACAGAGGGTGATCGCCGTCATGTCCATGACCCCCAGGTTGCGATTCCATACCTCGTCATAGGAAAGCCGATCAAACCGCTCGGCCTGGGGATTGCGAACCGGATCTTCGGCATAGACCCCGTCCACCTTGGTGGCTTTCATGAGGCAGGAAGCGCCGATCTCGGCGGCCCGGAGGCTGGCGGCGGTATCGGTGGTAAATAAGGGATTGCCGGTCCCCGCGGCGAAAATCACCACCCGTCCCCGCTCCAGGTGTTCCACGGCGCCCGCTCGGGTATAGAGTTCGGCCACCTGGGGCATGAAAAGGGCCGACTGCACCCGCGTATCCAATCCCTGTTCCTGAAAGGCGCTCTGAAGGGCCAGCGCGTTGATCACCGTAGCGAGCATCCCCATCTGATCGGCGGTGGTCCGCTCCATTCCCCGGGAACTCCCCGCCAACCCGCGAAAAATGTTGCCGCCGCCAACGACAACGGCAACCTCAACCCCCGCATCGTGGACCGCCTTGAGATCAATGGCCAGTTGTCGCAAAAAACCAGCGTCGATGGCGTCTCCGCCACGCATCAACGCCTCACCCGACAGTTTGAGCAGAATTCTGGGAAAATCGAGTCTGGTCAAGGCACTGTCCTCACCCTTGGGCCGCCTTGGCGACTTCCCCGGCAAAATCATCCTCCCGTTTCTGGAGACCATCCCCCAGCACGAACCGCTTGAAGCCAACGACTTTCAGGGCGGTCTTCATCTGTTTGGCCGTCTGTTCGACCAGTTTGCCCACCTTCACATCGGGTTCCATGATGAACGGCTGTTCCAGGAGGCAATTTTCCGCATAGAACTTGGACAGGCGCCCCTCAACCATCTTTTCGATGATATTGTCCGGCTTTCCCGAGGCGCGCGCCTGTTCGATCAGGATGCCGCGTTCCCGTTGCAAATCCTCCTGGGGAACCGTGGTCCGGTCCAGATAGGGCGGGGCCGACGCGGCAACATGCATCGCCAGCTTGCGTCCCAGATCGAGCAGCTTTTCCGTATCGCCCTCCCCTTCCACCGCGACCAAAACACCGATCTTGCCCTGCATGTGAATGTAGGTCGCGACGCATCCCCGGGCCACCTCCAGCAACGCCACGCGCCGAAGGTTCATGTTTTCGCCGATGGTCGAGATCTGGTGCGTCAACTCTTCCGCCACCGTCCGTCCGGTCGCGGGATAGGGCCGTTGGGCCAGGATATCGATCTCCTGGATCCTTTCTCCCAGGGCCAGTTCGGCGGCGGTCTGGGCGAAGGCAATGAATTTTTCATTCTTGGCGGCAAAATCGGTCTCGGAATTGACTTCCAGCAGAACCCCGGCTGTCCCCCCGGAGGCAGCCACCACCTTGCCCTCGGCAGCCACCCGCCCCGCCTTCTTGGCGGCGGCGGAAAGCCCCTTCTTGCGCAGCCAGTCGATCGCCGCCTCCAGATTGCCGCCCGTTTCCGCCAGGGCCTTCTTGCAATCCATCATCCCAACGCCCGTCTTCTCGCGAAGTTCCTTAACCAGATTTGCGCTTACAGACATCGTCATCCATCCTTGATCGCACCGTGAGCAATAATGACACACACCACCATCCCTGACACGCCGGCAACACCGGTATCCGTCAGCGTTCCTCGATCATCTCCTCGTCCTGGTCCGCCTCTTCGATCAGCTTGGAGTGGGTCGGAGTCAGTTGAATGGAGGTATCCTCCTCGCGTTCATAGACAGGATTGTCACCGCGGACCTGGATCCCTTCGAGAATCGCCTCGCCCATCTTGGTCAGGAACAGTTTCAGGGAGCGGATGGCATCATCGTTTCCGGGAACGATCCAGTCGATGTGATCGGGGTGACAGTTGGTATCGACCAGGGCCACCACGGGAATCCCCAGCTTGTTGGCCTCCTTGACGGCGATGGATTCCTTGTTGGTATCGACGACGACGATCAGACTCGGCAAACGGTTCATCTCCTTGATGCCGCCCAGGGAACGTTCCATTTTCATGCGGGAACGTTCGTAACCCTGGACCTCCTTCTTGGTCAAGGCATCGAAGGTGCCGTCGGTCTTCATTTTTTCGATGTCCTTGAGGCGGCGGATCGATCCCTGGATCGTCTTCCAGTTGGTCAGCGTCCCGCCAAGCCAGCGATGGTTGACATAATATTGCCCCGTCTTCTCGGCAACCTCGGAAATCATGTCCACCGCCTGCCGTTTGGTGCCGACAAACAGGACCACCCCGCCCCGGCTCACCTCGTTCCTGACAAAGACAAACGCATCCCGCAACAGACGGACGGTCTGATGCAGATCGATGATGTGAATCCCATTGCGCGACGAAAAAATATAGGGGGCCATCTTGGGATTCCAACGCTTGGTCTGGTGACCAAAATGGAACCCGGCGTCCAGCAGTTCCCGAACGGAAAATTTTGCCACGGTCGATCTCCTGTCTTGATTTCGGTTGGTCCACCGGCGGGTTGGTTTTGACGACAAGGTCCAACCCCATGCGGCTCCTGAAAGCCCGAAAACATGAGGCACCGGGACCGACAAACACCGCCGTGTGTCGGTTAGTCCGCTTCACTTAAACCCAATGAGTATAGCCACCGGTTGCCAAACAATCAAGCCGTCATCCCCTTTTTTTCAGAGCAGGCGCCGTCGAAGTGCTATCGCTTCAGATTCCGGTAGAAGTTCTCATGACTTCCCAAGGCCAACAGTTTGAGCGCCCCATTCTCCTCTTCGTATTCATAAGCAAGCAACGTCAACTGATTGGTCATTTTGAATTTGAAAACCCGAACTCCAGCCAAATCGCCCACCTTGGCATCACCCATGGCTGGATCGGCGGCAATGGCACGCACAGCTTCATCCAAGTCGCATTTCTGGTTCACATGCAACCGTTTGACCGCATTCTTGAAAAGACGGCTTTGAAGAATACGCATCACTCGAATTTATATTCCTCAAACTCCTGCAATTCCCGGGCAAGAAGGATGTCCTTGATCATGGAATAGGAGAGATCGGGATTATCTTCGACGATTTTGCCAATCCGGGACCAATATTCGATCTGCCTGGGCAGCGATCGATGAAAGATCTGTCCGTAACGTTTGGCCTCGGCAACCAATTCATCGGAAATTCTGACATTCACTGGCATATTGGACTCCTTGTTTCGATTCGCAACAATAATATGCCAAAATGGACCATTCAGGAACCTGAAACCCATCGGTCACAAAATAACTGCCCCCCCAGGACCATAAATATGGCTGATCATCTAATAAAAGAACAAATTTGAATGAAGACATTCACCAATGTTACACATGGATATCATGATCGATTCAACTTTCGGGCCATGGTAACCTCAAGATGAATACCACAACGAATCCCCTCCAATTGGGCGCAGAAATCACACTGAAACAAAGGTACTCCGTCCGCATGACCGTCAAGGGGGCGCAAACTCTTGAGGGAATGCTCGAACGCCTGAGCGGTCGAACCGCAACCCTGTCCCTCCGGGGCGACCTCACCCAGGGGCAACGGTGTTATGTCCGATTCGATGCCGATGGAAACGAACTCTACTCACGCGCCATGGTCCTGTCCTCCGAAGCGGGCAACGTGATGGTATGGCTCGAAAACGGCGTCTCCATCTTCGAAAAAATCGCCCGTCTCGATGCCCTCGCCGAGTCTTCTTCCCTGAAACGATTGCAGATGGCCCAGACGGTCCAGCGCATTCTTGAAGTTCCCGCGGGCACCCCAAAAAACAGCCATTCCTCCCGGCGCAATTGTTGGGAGGTCAACCAATGCGGCAAGGAACATTACTGCGCCGCCGGAATTTCCACCCAGTTTGACGGTTATCTCGGTGGACGCAATGGTGGGCGTTTCTGTGCCTTCATCGACGAAACCCTGTGCAAGGATGGCCGTCCCCTTGCCGGAGAGAAAAAATTGAAAAAATGCGCCGAATGCCTTTTTTTTCAGGAACTCCTGCGTGAGGCCACCACCGATTTCGCCACCGACCCCGCGCTCATCGCCTTCGGCTGAAACCGGGGGCGTCCCGCCCCCCCATGCCGAAAACATCCCCGATTCCGGCCATTCCCATGTCCCGCAATCGCTTGTTTTGCGTCCGGGACAGGCATTGACATCGATCGGAAAACGGAGTTTGTTAACCCTTCTTAAGACATCGACCAACCCTCCAGCGCGGGACAGAAAGCGATCCGCATGATTTTTCTTCTTTTTCGCGCCATCGTCATGGCCTGGACCGCATTCCTGGCGCTTGAGGCCCATGCCGAGTGGGAAAACAAGGTGCAAAACGCCTGGGATGCAACCCGGAAAGCGGGCCAGGAAGTCCTGAACGATACCACCGATGTCGGAAAAAAAGCGCTCGATGCCACTGGAGAACTGAAGGACAAGGCGGTCACCCGCGCCAGGGAATGGATGGGGCACCAACCCCGTGATCCCGACCAGGAACGTTTCGACCGGGTCTGGGAAGAGGCGCTCGGCAAACTCGACCGGGCCCTGGCCACCCACGAAACCTGGGAACAGGCCCCCGAATCGAGCCTCCTCGGCGCGGACAAGAATTCCGTTCGCCAGGAGTTCGATGAACTTCTCGATGAACTCCTGGCCATTCTCGCCGACCCCGGAATCGACGCATCGATCACCGAAATCAATCATCATCGCCAACGCATCACCGATCTTGAAGAATCGATTCTGCGGGACAAGGAAGCCCGGATCACCGCTCCCGTCAAGCATCTGGTCAAAACGACCCAGGAAGATCTGGACCGGAACATCAAAAACACCCAAACGGAAATTCTGCACCTCAAACGCGACATCAACCGTAAAAAAGAGGCGCTGCAAACAAGATTGCAGCACATCGGCATCACCCTTTCCCCCGAACAACTCGATGTCCTGCTGGCCCGCATCGATTCCGAAGACATCCTCCAGATGGCCGCTGTATTCGACATTCTCAAGCAGATCACCCAGCAATTGATGACCCTGACGCGGGAATCAGGAGAAAATCTTCAGGCGGCACGCCGTTATTACGGCATGCACATGGTCCTGCTGGAATGTGTCGTACACATGCAGCGGCGCTACATCGATCATGTGGAACGGCGCTACATCGCCGGAATCATGAACATCACCGACGAAACCACGCAACTGACCGCCGAAACCCGACAAGAAATGCAACACAGCCAACAACCCCACCATCGGACACTCTATGAAAAAAATCTGGCCGCCCAACTTCTGACCCTGAAGACCGCCCGACTCTATCTGCAACATCTGCACGAGCAACGGATCAAGGTGGAACAGGCGCGCTCCCGGTCGATCAAGGACCTGGAGGTCGCAAAAAACACCTATCGCACGGTGCGCATCGGCAGTCAACTCATGGACCTGCTTCAGGCCAGCCAGCAAGGTTTCGATACCCTCATGGGATTGCAGGTGCCGGAGGTCGTGCCTTTCGAAAACCTTGAGATGCACAAAAAATACGAAGAGCTCTCATCCCGTCTCGCCGCCCAGACCCCCTGAACACAAAAACCTCGGGGCCCCCGTTCCTTCCCGAATCCTTGGGATCCACGGAAAAGTTACTGAAATTCTTCATCTTGTCAGTTTTTCCCAGACATTGTTCAATGGATCGCATCCGCCCGGCTCAACCAGGATGATCCCTTGAGACCACACTGCTGGAGAAAAACAAATGTCACGCATTCGCACGATCAAACCCGAATTCTGGACCAGCGATCAGATTGTCGCCTGTTCCTATCCCGCACGTCTTCTTTTCATCGGCATCTGGAATTTCTGTGACGATTCGGGTATCTGTCCCGCCACCCCCAAACGACTTAAAATGCAAATCTTCCCCGGTGACGACATTGGCATCGACCTTCTCTGTCAATGGATCGACGAACTCAAGGCGCAGAAACTTCTCACGGAATACAAGATCAACGACCGTCGTTTCTATCAGGTCACCGGATGGCATCACCAGCGGATCGAAAAACCAACCTTCCGGTTTCCGAAAGAGGACGGCTGCATTCCTCAGGCAATAAAACCTCCAATACGCCGCCGAACCACCCACCAGCGCCCATGCACCAACATTGCCGCCTCCGGCGTCGCCCTGTGAACGATTTCATCGAACCGTTTTCCCCAGGAGCCCCCATGAATCCCAAACGCGCCTTGACCCGTCTTTCCACCCGCATCACCCGATATGAACATACCGTCGCAGGAGGCAATCCCACCCTGACCTGGGATGACGTGGCCGGAGCCATGCCCCGTCAACCGCTGCAATCCCTGATGATTCGTGTCAAATGGACCGGAGAGAACCATTATTGGGAAGAGCTGGTCTGGAGGGCCATGCGCGAACTCTGGCCCGACGAATGGAAAACCCAGGATCCTCGCCGTGTGCGACGACTGATCGAACTGGCCCTGCGCGACTGGGTCGATCCCGGATTGTGTCACCGGTGCGGCGGTCACGAAATCGATGGCCGAACCGTCATCCGCACCCGCGACAAAAATCATCCCTTCCGTTCCTGTCCCGCCTGCCAGGGAACCGGCATCCGTCGTCCCCGCTCCGGTCGCGGCTTCGCCCGCATCCTCGGAGTCGATGAAAAAACATGGCGTGACACCTGGAAGGAACGCTTCGAAACACTTGAGACCACGTTGAACACCCTGGAATCAAAAGCACTCGAAACCTTGAGAAGAAATCTTTCATAAGAAGATATTTTGCAAGGTAAGAATTTTTCTATTGCAACCCCCCGCAAAACACGCTAAAGTCACACCAACGATGG
Above is a window of Magnetococcales bacterium DNA encoding:
- a CDS encoding 1-deoxy-D-xylulose-5-phosphate reductoisomerase, translated to MTVKNISLLGSTGSIGVNALDVIARHPDRFRLVALAAGGNLERLVAQARRFRPELVALHDVSRYALLREALRGLGIDIVPGLEGVVAAATWPKADLVVSAIVGAAGLEPGLAAIRAGKDLALANKESLVMAGEMFMRAVASAGVRLLPVDSEHSAIFQVLHNGASLHEAGRLARYRETVERLILTASGGPFRGWKREALQSVTKEQALAHPNWSMGRKISIDSATIMNKGLEVIEAFFLFGLPPERIEVIVHPESIVHSMVTYRDGSVLAQMGVPDMRTPIAVALAWPERIATDVPALDLVGRGVLEFLGPPDSRDFPCLGLAYEALAMGGGAPAVLNAANEVAVAAFLEGRTGFMHIPEMIAWSLHHGGDIPAPETLADIIELDRLTRIRVRERFFPTERMAGGSC
- a CDS encoding phosphatidate cytidylyltransferase produces the protein MTTLRIGYQVMGVVYCVVPLTLLLELHRHSGGRAILLLLVVIWATDTGAMLLGKWLGRRRFAVRISPGKTVAGFVGGLVLGSAAAVVSVGWTGLPWTGGEAVVAGLILSFVGQMGDLAESMFKREAGVKDSGRLIPGHGGLLDRLDSLLFATPVFFVMIRY
- a CDS encoding phosphatidate cytidylyltransferase; its protein translation is MARRILSAVVLIPPLLLLLLYGSPEWLFVLLLPVSAILLHEWHAMSEYSSASDLFLAIVAACFLLAGRFPGWAVPLELLLVLFLMVLLVFSMPRYQGGGGDDVAHRVSGDGGGVLRGAADLAA
- a CDS encoding isoprenyl transferase — protein: MSFPATDKVPRHIAIVMDGNRRWARSRFLPRLEGHRQGVKAVRRTVEACLEFGVPILTLYTFSSENWNRPQDEVSALMNLLAIHLRKEMDELIQEGVRFQALGRIAMLPRNIQELVRELEERTRANDRLLFNIALNYGGRQELVDAAIRIAREVREGRLRIEEIDEDLFSRQLTTAGMADPDLLIRTGGEQRISNFLLWQLAYSEMVFLPVFWPEFDANHLRLAIEEFGRRERRFGASA
- the frr gene encoding ribosome recycling factor, which encodes MVDPLLQSLETRMKKALATLKEELAGVRTGRASSALLEHIPVEAYGSTVPLNQLAAINVPEPRLITVQPWDKSTTKVIEKAIMESELGLNPMNDGTLIRVPLPELTEERRKELVKVIHKQGEQGKVAMRNVRRDGMDQAKKMEKAKKISVDELRQIEKKIQDRTDAYIKEIDQAVAQKEADIMRI
- a CDS encoding UMP kinase, which produces MTRLDFPRILLKLSGEALMRGGDAIDAGFLRQLAIDLKAVHDAGVEVAVVVGGGNIFRGLAGSSRGMERTTADQMGMLATVINALALQSAFQEQGLDTRVQSALFMPQVAELYTRAGAVEHLERGRVVIFAAGTGNPLFTTDTAASLRAAEIGASCLMKATKVDGVYAEDPVRNPQAERFDRLSYDEVWNRNLGVMDMTAITLCRDNRIPILVFSIFQPGALLRAVRREGSHTLIGEHHG
- a CDS encoding elongation factor Ts codes for the protein MSVSANLVKELREKTGVGMMDCKKALAETGGNLEAAIDWLRKKGLSAAAKKAGRVAAEGKVVAASGGTAGVLLEVNSETDFAAKNEKFIAFAQTAAELALGERIQEIDILAQRPYPATGRTVAEELTHQISTIGENMNLRRVALLEVARGCVATYIHMQGKIGVLVAVEGEGDTEKLLDLGRKLAMHVAASAPPYLDRTTVPQEDLQRERGILIEQARASGKPDNIIEKMVEGRLSKFYAENCLLEQPFIMEPDVKVGKLVEQTAKQMKTALKVVGFKRFVLGDGLQKREDDFAGEVAKAAQG
- the rpsB gene encoding 30S ribosomal protein S2, with the translated sequence MAKFSVRELLDAGFHFGHQTKRWNPKMAPYIFSSRNGIHIIDLHQTVRLLRDAFVFVRNEVSRGGVVLFVGTKRQAVDMISEVAEKTGQYYVNHRWLGGTLTNWKTIQGSIRRLKDIEKMKTDGTFDALTKKEVQGYERSRMKMERSLGGIKEMNRLPSLIVVVDTNKESIAVKEANKLGIPVVALVDTNCHPDHIDWIVPGNDDAIRSLKLFLTKMGEAILEGIQVRGDNPVYEREEDTSIQLTPTHSKLIEEADQDEEMIEER
- a CDS encoding type II toxin-antitoxin system RelE/ParE family toxin, with protein sequence MRILQSRLFKNAVKRLHVNQKCDLDEAVRAIAADPAMGDAKVGDLAGVRVFKFKMTNQLTLLAYEYEEENGALKLLALGSHENFYRNLKR